Below is a window of Hemitrygon akajei unplaced genomic scaffold, sHemAka1.3 Scf000110, whole genome shotgun sequence DNA.
aaaaaatttaaaatagaTGCAAGGACCTGTGTCATCCTGTGTTGTTCccgagcctgatggctgaggggtagtaactgttcctgaacctggtgctgcgaGTCCTGAGGGTcttttaccttctacctgattgcagcagcgagaaaagagcctggcctgggtggtgagcatctctaatgatggacgctgctctactccgacagcgtttcatgtcgatgtgctcagtagtTGGGAGGATCCACCCGGGATGTAACCGGCCGTATCCAACACCTTGTGTCGGTTCATCAGGAAGGTGATGAACTACTTTGATCATCGTGCCAAACCTTACCTGGGGGAAGAAGaaaattgctaatgcctccgcaatctccacagctacttccttcagaacacgagggtgcattccatctggtcctggggatttatctacccttagactgagGGAAATGGCAGTCGAGATTTCGAGTTCAGACAGTCCAGTTGAAGGACTTGAAAGTCGATTGTACATTTCCAGGCATGCAGgaaatcactcccacagcgcactGCCCcaagattactgcagtggagacgagagggcccctcccagtctgatccttgctgcatgcccggagatcactcccacagcgcgctgccccgagattactgcagtggagacgagagggcccctcccagtctgatccttgctgcatgcccggagatcactcccacagcgcgctgtcccgagattactgcagtggagacgagacggtcactcgcctctttgcggactgtgggctggcgaagatacgtggagaaagatgcaagggcctgtgccacagcagctgcgtgacagaagtcTCACTGATCCTGGGGTAAAGACATTGCACGGTTTATCCCTGTGAATATTTCATGGCAAATAATGCttattttgatttaaaaaaaaacatcaacgTCTGGGCTCTGTGCAGAATTGTGGAAACTGGCCTTTCACTGGAGCTGGGACAGACATGGGTAAAGTCAAAAAGTTTCTTCAGGACTTCACCGACCAAAATAATATTTTCCACCCTGTGACGTGGAATGTCAAAGTCCTGTCCTTTTCCCTGCAGCCACGGCATCTGTCTTGTCACAGCACAATATTCTCTCGACATCCCCACTTTCATGGCATGAACTAATTTAATAGTTGTTTTAAATAGTTACTAACCCCAGTTTTACACCCCAGTCTGATTCTCTTTACACcgtgagaaaaaaaattaaaaaccgagctgttggagaaactcaacgggtcaggcagcatctgagggaaaTGGCAATCGAGATTTCGGGTTGCAACAGTCCagctgaaggatctcgacctgaaagtcgattttacatttctctccacagatgctgcctgacccgctcagtcCCTCGAGTTTCTTAcacgagattccagcatctgcagtctcttgtgcctctctgttcagaacttgtccctttcattcctgcctcagactgaaccaggctcttctctccggcttcatttctgttctgcttcttcttcagcccatcaGGCGTACCGGGACACAGGccgccaacagcagctcgccagagttcCCTGTCCAGGGCGAACGTTACCTGCcctgtggcttctcctttcacCGCACGACTTCAATCgccttccaggggaaggtccttccgatctCACGGATGAGGCCTTCGGAGGTTCATTTGACATTTCTGTGCACTGCAACTTTTCCGGACGAGGTTGCAAACCCCAGGCCCAACGCCGCCCCTTTCGCAGCCGGGCTCAGGCAGTCCATGGccgagttttcatttctgttctgatctGTTTAATATGTTGCTGATCGCACCCTGCGATGGAAATTACCACTATTACTTCccattgaacacatccagcagcagaatgttcattccctgagtctgcagcgcgcgtagtggacaatcgcggtactgcaggggatcagcagctccccgaaagcgaaagcattctgaatcaggaagcgctgggagttaacatggcttcgaaaagaAAGGCCGAGAGTTGGATCGAGGAAGTAATTTGTCCCgtttgcctggatttcttcaccgatccggttatactggagtgtggacacaacttctgtcgctcttgtatcacacggtgttgggaaagggaggagagaaactcctgcccagaATGCAGAAaagtgtttgctgaccgcaccctcagggtgaatcgggccttagcaaatctggctgaaaaagctcggaTTCAAAACcagaatccgaaagggaaggaaagtaaacttcactgcgaggaacatgaggaagaactgaagctgttttgtgaaacggacaagacactgatctgtgtgatatGTGCAGGTGCGCAGGAACAccgagagcaccgcttcatgctgattagagaagctgttaaaatctacaaggtaaaaactaAACGTTAATTTAATACTTcacacatttcctttgtcctacatatCATCACACGATCCTCCATAACCAGCACATCATTctttgcaacttccgccatctccaacgggtttctagcatctctccgtcccacagcccacctcctcaccccgcaactctccgctctccatACGGATCGCACTccacgtactgtatcgccctgatccactcgctcctccccactgatctccctcctggcaccgacacctgcaagcgggacaagtgctacacctgactcctaacctcctccctcgtcgccattcagggccgcaaacagcccagttcctcccgtatcttccatggtcgattgtcctctcgtattagattccttcttttccagccctttacctcttccacctgtctcctctcagcttctcacttcatcaccctccctcacgttccccctcacgttatCTCATCAGTcagctgtcagctggttctcgtccccaacctttttattctggcttctgtcccattccttcccagtccgaatgaagggtctcatcccgaaacaccgactgtttatttcccctgaatagatgctgcctgactcactgagttcctccggcattttgtgtgataatcgggtttgatcacctgtttcttttgatgtatctttgtttctatttccttcactctctgacttccaggatcagctaaaatcttccatAGACTCTCTCacgaaaaagaaatcagacttcctgGAAAAGGAGCagaaacagaaagagaagatttccggagttcgggtgaggcttcctgagcggaatttctgatattactgtcgagttttgctccatttaatgcagaattgcCGAGTGTCTCAgctccagtgacccgggttcgatcctgacctcggtttctgtctgtgtggagtttgcatgctctccctgtgatcacgACAATTTCAGACAGatcccaaggacatgctggatgaatggttaattacaattaaccctgtgaatgTGGGGAGGGAGTATGTGAATCAGTTGGGAGTCAATGGGTCAatgagggagaataggtttcaggaaaacgtgaagGAATGGGGTTGATGGTAatgtttcaatagacaatagacaatatgtgcaggagtagacctttcggcccttctagccagcaccgccattcactgtgatcatggctgatcatacacaatcagtaccccgttccagccctctccccatattccttgaccccgctatctataagagctctatctaactctctcttgaatacatccagagacttggcctccactgccttctggggcagagcatttcacatatccaccactctccgggtgaaaaagattttccgcatctcagttctaaatggcctaccccttattcttaaactgtggcctctagttccggactcacccatcagcgggatcatgcatcctgcctccagcgtgtccaatcccttaataatcttatatgtctcaatcagatcccctctcatccttctaaaacccagtcgctccaatcttttaacatatgacagtcccgctgttacgggaattaaccttgtgatcctacgctgcactctctcaatagcaagaatgtccttcctcaacattggagaccaaaactgcacacaatactccaggtggggtctcaccagggccctgtacagctgcagaaggacctctttactcctatacacaattcctcttgttataaaggccagcatgccattagctttctgctgtacctgcaagcttgctttcattgactgatgtacaagaacacctagatctcgttgtactcgttcagaagtagtatggaccccaatggaccGAACGGTCTCCttaatgtcataaggaaatacaacacagcaatgcagtaaactaatctccacctttcattcgacagaaacagtcacacagcgttcagacccacatcacatcccagtttgctgaactgcgccagattatcactgagaaagagcagagcttactcagggatctcagggaagaagaaaaGAGGATTCTAAattcaatggagaaaaatcttctagctcttcaagagaatataaggattattcaggaggaaatcactcagttaaaggaacagatggatcaaaaagatagtgtgatatttctcaaggtgagggattacatttcaatttatttctgtcaaattgaactaaatgaactaagcggccaattctaccaaatcaattgccgtcgctggtgtcctcacacagagtgttctccttgcatgacgaacctccaatcactccgctaatgacattcTAAAATGTCGGAGATAAATATttgatcctttatcagcaacatacaatacttaagcaatcaaatTCCAGCATTATTAATCATAAATTAAACTGCAATGAATTGGTCAACAAATGATATGGCATCGGCCAGTCCCAGGatcaaaacagcccagaacaaggtacgaatatgtaacttattcccttcgtaATTACCAcatccccactcacgtgactggtTATCGTAATAATCACGTAACACAGactacaatgcagacagaaaacagacgtgttgctccgacacacagcatttacaaatggcagtaaactgtttctcaccagacaattgatgcaactattcagggtttCTGTtttcccaaaactggacttccacaacttctgtacatcccaggacagaatgtaatcttctctgaaatgatttactctgatcataacacaaagctgctgattgtgtccttaattaccacattaaatatcctctaaaactcccattaacacccagttccagtcatagactgtgagtgtgtctggtgcggtgggtgtgagggtctctctgtcaatcagtgagaacaaagaatgtgacccgcacatcagacttatcctccatattCGGTTTCGGGCAGATTATGCAAACTTACACTGTCTCTTCGTTTTCggataagttttacatgggattgtgtcaCATTCTTCTTCGTGATAGagccattcggtccatcttcAAACAGATTCCTCTCTGTCAGAATCCTCCTGCCACCTGctcaccacaaccagcaacagtgccccaaactccctggtccctcactTGTTTACCCAGCCTCCCTATTacagtcagtctctgctgttccatttaaaccactcctgtggcattgagttccacatccccttcactaaatttcttgtgggatttattaaaaacctctTGGCATTTCatctttgactgaaggtctctccataaatagaaacatagaaacatagattcaaatttctggggcattggaaccagttctgggggaggtgggaccggtataaacaggacggtctgcacctgggctggactggaaccaatgtcctagggggagcgtttgctactgctgttcaggaagctttaaactaatgtggcagggtgatgggaacaagtgcagagagacagaggtgtgtaaaataagggtagaagcaaaaagtagtaaggtgaaaagtaaaagtggcaggcaggcaaatccagggcaaaaagcaaaaagagccacaacataattgtataagggttaagagtgttgtaaaaacaaaccgAAAGGCTTTTTgagtcaatgcgaggagcattcgtaacaaggtgggtgaattgaatgtgcagacagttattaatgaatatgatatagttgggatcacagagacatggctccagggtgaccaaggatgggagctcaacatccagggatattcaatattcaggagggatagacaggaaagaaaaggaggtggggtagcattgctggttagagaggagattaacgcaatagaaaggaaggacattagcctggaggatgtggaatcgctATGGGTAGAGTTGCATAAcagtaaggggcagaaaacactagtgggaattgtgtacaggccacctaacagtagtaatgAGGTTCGGGAtgacattaaacaggaaattagaaatgcgtgcactaaaggaacagtagttataatgggtgacttcaatctacatatagattgggtgaaccaaattggtaatggtgctgaggaagaggatttcttggaatgcatgcgggatggttttctgaaccaacatgtcaaggaaccaactggagagcaggccattctagattgggtattgagcaacgaGGAAGGGttggttagcaatcttgtcgtgcgaggccccttgggtaagagtgaccatattacggtggaattcttcattaagatggagagtgacatatttaattcagaaacaaaggttctgaacttaaagaagggtaatttcaaggtatgagacgtgaatttgctgagatagactggcaaatgatacttaaaaggTTGACGGTGGAAATGCaaaggcaagcatttaaagatcgtatggatgaactacaattgttcatcccaatttggcaaaataataaaccagggaaggtagtgcacccgtggctgacaagggaaattagggatagtatcaagtccaaagaagaaacatataaattagcaaaaaaaaaaagcggcacacctgaggactgggagaaattcagagaccagcagaggaggacaaagggcttaattagtaaagggaaaaaatataatgagagaaagctggcagggaacataaaaactgactgtaaaagcttttatagataagtgaaaagaaacaaagactggtcaagacaaatgtaggtcctttacagtcagaaacaggtgaattgatcatagggaacaaagacatgacagaccaattgaataactactttgattctgtcttcactaagaaggacataaataatcttccggaaatagtaagggcccgagggtctagtgagatggaggaactgagggaaatgcatgttagtagggaagtggtgttaggtaaattgaagggattaaaggcagataaatccctagggccagatggtctgcatcccagagtgcttaaggaagtagcccaagaaatagtggatgcattagtgataatttttcaaaactccttagattctggattagttcctgcggattggagggtggctaatgtaaccccactttttaaaaaaggagggagagagaaaccggggaattatagactggttagtctgacatcggtggtggggaaaatgctagagtcggctatcaaagatgtgataacagcatatttggaaagaggtgaaatcatcgggcaaagtcagcatggatttatgaaaggaaaaccaTGTCTGACGAatgttattgaattttttgaagatgtaactagtagagtggatggggagagccagtggatgtgatatatttagattttcaaaaggcttttgacaaggtcccacacaggcgattagtgtgcaaacgtaaagcacacggtattgggggtatggtattgatgtggatagagaattggttggcagacaggaagcaaagagtgggagtaaacgggacattttcagaatggcaggcagtgactagtggggtaccgcaaggctcagtgctgagaccccagttgtttacaatatatattaataattaagacgagggaattaaatgcagcatctccaagtttgtggatgacacgaagctgggcagcggtgttagctgtgaggaggatgataacaggatgcagggtgacttggataggttaggtgagtgggcaaattcatggcagatgcaattgaatgtggataaatgtgaggttatccactttggttgcaagaacaggaatacagattattatctgaaaggtggccgattaggaaaaggggagatgcaacgagacctgggtgtcattgtacaccagtcattgaaggtgggcatgcagatagatagatagatagatagatactttattcatccccatggggaaattcaacattttttttccaatgtcccatacacttgttgtagcaaaactaattacatacaatacttaactcagtaaaaatatgatatgcatcttaatcactctctcaaaaagcattaataatagcttttaaaaagttcttaagtagtttacctaagtacattgagtcctaaccctggcactttaacatatcttactcctggcggttgaattgtaaagccgaatggcattggggagtattgatctcttcatcctgtctgaggagcattgcatcgatagcaacctatcgctgaaactgcttctctgtctctggatggtgctatgtagaggatgttcagggttttccataattgaccgtagcctactcagcgtccttcgctctgctaccgatgttatactctccagtactttgcccacgacacagcccgccttccttaccagcttattaagacgtgaggcgtccctcttcttaatgctgcctccccaacacgccaccacaaagaagagggcgctctccacaacagggggtgaaaaaggcaaatggtatgttggcattcatagcaaaagcatttgagtacaggagcagggaggttctactacagttgtacaaagccttgttgagaccgcacctagagtattgtgtgcagttttggtcccctaatctgaggaaagacattcttgccatagaggaagtacagagaaggttcaccagattgattcctgggatggcaggactttcatatgaagaaagactggatcgactaggcttatactcactggaatttagaagattgaggggggatcttattgaaacgtatacaattctaaagggattggataggctagatgcaggaagattgtttccgatgttgggggtgtccagaaagaggggtcacagtttaaggataaaggggaagccttttaggaccgagataaaGGAaaactttttttacacagagagtggtgaatctgtggaattctctgccaaaggaaacagctgaggccggttcattggctatatttaagaggaagttggatatggcccttgtggctaaagggatcagggggtatggagagaaagaaggacagggttctgagttggatgatcagccatgataattctgaatggcggtgcaggctcgaagggccgaagggcctatccCTGCACatattctctatgtttctatgtttaacaaagaaaacctacagcacaatacagtctctttggcccacaatgctgtgccgaacatctacgtactttagaaattacctcgagttagccatagccctctatttttctaagctccatgtacttgtgTTGTAGTCTCTTGAAAGACTTATGAGACACTTCAAAACTCTCATCAGACTTAtccatatccggtttccatcagattacagaaactttcactgtctctgcTTTTTCGAAttagttttacatgggattgtgtcccattctccgtcatgagcaggccatttggtccatcttctatcaattttCCCTCTGCCACAAACCTCCTGCCACCTATTCACCGCACCCAGCAACACTGCCCCGAATTCCTTggcccctcacgtgtttatccagcctccccattacattcaatctctgctgttccatttcaaccactcctgtggcattgagttccacattctcttcactaaatttcttgtgggatttattaaaaacctcctggcattttatctttgactgaaggtctccccataaatagaaacatagaaacaaagaaaacctacagcacaatacagtctctttggcccacaatgctgtgccaaacatgtactcacgtcttaataagctggtaaggaaggcgggctctgtcgtgggcaaagtactggagagtataacatcagtagctgagcgaagggcgctgagtagggtacggtcaattatggaaaaccctgaacatcctctacatagcaccatccagagacagagaagcagtttcagcgacaggttgctatcgatgcaatgctccttagacaggatgaagaggtcgatactccccaatgccattaggctttacaattcaaccgccaggagtaagatatgttaagtgccggggttgattgtatttaatgtatttaagtaaactacttaagaactttttaaaagctattattaatgctttttgagagagtgatttagatgcatatcatatttttactgagttaagtattgtatgtaattagttttgctacaacaagtgtatgggacattggaaaaaatgttgaatttccccatggggatgaataaagtatctatttatctatctatctatctaaattacctcgagttacccatagctctctatttttctaagctccatgtacctgtgtgggagtctcttgaaagaccgtATCGCAACCGCCTCCACcttcgttgccggcagctcattccacccattcccaaaaacgtatccctgacatctcctctgtactacttgcaagcacctgtgtcctctcatgttcgCCACAATGAGGTATTTTTTCCACCTTCGCGCATTCAAATCCATCATTgatcttaaattgttccattttatcattctgatatcttatccagatgataatgcacagcatgtcctgtctttcctgtaagtttcatcctctcagtaatgctCTAACGTCCAGAAACTTTTCCTGTAATTTttcccgtggttctgtattgctggtttgtgtttgtgactgtgggagtgggaattttcaacaccttgtaatgatttggatgaaattcaggatgtggacagtagatccaagtctaatcagattggtgtttttttatttatttcaggaggaagctcatcggaacaggaggtaggacatggtctttactgacaccctgtatggatttgtaaaatacttcaaaattccagtttatcaccagcagtttaatatttacagaatcagtgacgaagtccaggaattgtcagtgacagatgaggccctaccggttgaaaaattcgatcacctctatttgttgaacacagtgctgagagaaacacttgatgccattaaccgaggtaaaacttacaaagattcatttttccttGTTCATGAAACACAATTAAGTTGTAAGTTGATGCAGgattggctgtgataatggactgaagtGGAACTGAAATTTATTCCACATCACCCCCAcagactgggaggcatcactgtcacatggtcagctggagatgtcagacctctgaacacaccagcacagggtcacaatacaaccaatacacgggactggcagatgaacactgtgtcctgatcccaggcacactgcactaacacgaCAAGACATGAATTCTTTCTTCATGGTCTTTCCTCTTCTGGATCGgcaactctcactgttgttagatggagaagaggggagcaaTAGTGATAGGGGGTCAatcatcaggggaacagacaggagaatctgtggacatgaacgggacacccgaatggtatgttgcctcccaggtgccagtgtcAGGGACGTCTCGGATCGTGTCTGCAGTATTTTGGAGtgggagggaaaacagccagatatcttggtgcattttgggaccaattacatTGGAAGTAaaggcaaagaggtcctgaaaatagaatttggagagcttggtagaaagttcagaagcagcacccccagggttgtaatttctggattgctgcctgtaccaggtgctggtgagggtagaaacaggataatctGGCAGATTAAAGatggctgagaagctgatgcaagggtcagggcttcaggttcctggatcaatgagatctcttctggaggaggaatgacctgctcgaaagggatgggttgcacctggacccgagggagaacaatattctcagagaggtttgatagagctgttgggtaggatttaaactaatttagtgGGGTGTTGGAACAGGAGTGAaaggataggactgatggtaacaatgaaaggacatatgcagtcagactgtcggaTAGGGCCATTTgcgaggacaaaattgcagccagcagggtgagtatcagtgcattagggatgcagaattaaaaaggatagcagatacagtacataaagtggtatatctcaatgcatggagtatgagaaataaggtggatgatcttgttgcactattccagattgtcaggtatgatgttgtggccatcacggaatcgtggctgaaggatggttgtagttgggagctgaatgttcacggttacacaatgtatcggaggaaggaaggaaggccgatggggtggtgtggctcagctggtaaatcagcagcaagatgtgacataggattggaagatgttgaatcttgtgggttgag
It encodes the following:
- the LOC140723346 gene encoding zinc-binding protein A33-like; protein product: MASKRKAESWIEEVICPVCLDFFTDPVILECGHNFCRSCITRCWEREERNSCPECRKVFADRTLRVNRALANLAEKARIQNQNPKGKESKLHCEEHEEELKLFCETDKTLICVICAGAQEHREHRFMLIREAVKIYKDQLKSSIDSLTKKKSDFLEKEQKQKEKISGVRKQSHSVQTHITSQFAELRQIITEKEQSLLRDLREEEKRILNSMEKNLLALQENIRIIQEEITQLKEQMDQKDSVIFLKEEAHRNRRISDEVQELSVTDEALPVEKFDHLYLLNTVLRETLDAINRVSATLDVETANPYLEVSEDRKSVRWTRTRRNLPDTGKRFTDWACVLGSEGFTSGRHYWEVELTGIRVWWLGVAGESVERKGRFSLSPETAFWIIGRHYDVLHRDCDGSRVLPSPESRLPAGPIPGRVGVYLSYESGTVTFYNAETKSHLHSFTGNKFTGKLYPFFRTGDGNQWLRICSGSTPGL